GTGAGGCGGCCAGCAGTATCGTGATGATGAGTGTACGACGTTTCTTCATTTTCATTCTTTTCTCCCTGTATGGTATGATCTTGAAGTAAGTAGTGTGCACGTTACGTGTTGCCTGTTGAGATCGCCACGTCGCTGCGCTCCTCGCGATGACAGGGAGGGTTTGCCATATACCATCGCGGTGTCCCTCGCTCTATCCTGTCATTGCGAGCCCCGGGCCGTATCGGGGCGTGGCAATCTCTTTACGTACTGAGTTCCATAACCCAACGTGTTGCCTGTTGAGATCGCCACGTCGGCCTGCGCTCCTTGCGATGACACTAATATAAATATGCGACAGGTCTAATATGTGAAATAAAGTTCACATTGTCAATAGTAATATGAACTTTATTTCATATTATGCTTGATTTTTATCTCTTTGTGCCGCAGGCTCGGCGCGTCGTGACGGAGAACCGCCGGCATATCGCCGGCTTCGAACGAAATGGAGAGAAGCGTGTCGGGAGAGAAGGCAAAAGCACGGAAACCGGTCCAGGACCGGGGCATACGGACGAGGGCCGCGATACTCGACTCGGCCAAAGCGCTCTTCGCGGAGAAGGGCTATCACGGAACCAACTCCAAGGAGATCGCCGCCAGGGCGGGGGTGGCGACCGGCACATTTTACAGCTATTTCGACGAGAAAAAGCCGGTATTCCTGGAGGTGATCCGCGGGTATTACCACGAAATACAGGACGCGGTCCTCGCCGACGGCGCGCTTGAGATATACTCAATGCCCGTCCGCACCAAAGCCGATCTCAAGAAGCTGGTGCGCGAGCTCATACGCGCGCTGTATGCGGCGCACACCCTGTCCCCTGAGCTTCACCGCGAGATCACGGCGATGACATACAGCGACCCCGAGGTCGAGCGGCTGATCAGGGAAGAGGTGGGCAAAACGATCGCGCTGGTCGGCGCGCTTCTTTCGAAGGTGTCGGACAGGCTTGCCGTCAGCGACGTTGAGGCCGCCGTGGAGGTGGTGGTCCACTCGGCCGAGGAGGTCATACACCGGCTGCGCATGTTCGAGCACAATGCCGCCGACGAGAGGGTGCTCGGCGAGCTTGAGGATATGATTTACCGGTATTTGTTTGTGAAGGGGTGATGGGCGGCGCGGACGGCTGAATCGTGCCCACCGCCATCCACCCGGTCTGCTTCGCGCTTGGTTCCATTACCAGGAAGCCCGGCATCAAAAACAACACGACCACGGCCCGCGACTACATTAAAATTACGATCCTCTTCGATCACGACGTTGTCGACGGCGCCCCCGCGGCCCGTTTTACCTCGCGCCTGGTCGATCTTATCGAAAGCGGCTATGGATTATGACGCTCGTGGCGTAAGCCCCTCGCTTTAAAATAGCGTATAACTCCAGCACCGAAAGTTCACTCCCTACAATCGCCCCCTCTCCCGCGGGAGAGGGGGCAGGGGGGTGAGGTCGTTAAGGAACACGCCGCGATGAACCCGTCGAAGCGGGGCCGGGGGGTGAGGTCGCCGCTCACAGCACGCCGGCACGGGAAAGCGTCACGAAACGAACTCCAGCACCGCCTCCGCGCCGCCGCCCTCGCGGTTGCGCACAACGATACGTCCGCCGTGGGCCTCCATGATCCGCGCGCAGATGTGCAGCCCCAGCCCGTACCCTCCGGTCTCGCGCGAGCGCGAGCGGTCCACCCTGTAGAAGGGCTCGAACACGCGCGAAAGCTCCTCCTCGGGAATGCCGCTCCCGCGGTCGCGTACCGTCACGACAGCTCCCGCGCCAAAGCCGCGCGCGCTCACCTCGACGGCAGTCCCCTCGGGCGAAAATTTCAGGGCGTTGCCGAGAATGTTCCGCAGCACTATCAGCACCCGCTTGCGGTCGGCGTTGATGAAAAGCGGCCCGACCGGAAGATCCATCGAGACAGCGTCCGCCATCGCGCCGAACTCGCGGATCGATACGTCGAGCGCTTCTTTAAGGTCCATGCGCTCGCGGCGCGGCGCGCCCTCGGGGCGTTCCAGCCGCTGGGTCTCCAGCAGTTCGCCGATCATCGCGTCGATCGCGGCAACGTCCTCCAGAACGCTCCGCCGGCCCGCCACCTCGGGCATGAGCTCGAGCGCCACGCGCATGCGGGTGAGCGGAGAGCGAAGCTCGTGGCTCACGTCGCGGAGCAACTGCTCGCGCGAGGCGAGCATGGCGCTCACACGCTCGTTCATAGCGTTAAACGACGCTGTGAGCTCGCCCAGCTCGTCGGACGGGCCGGCGGGCACGCGGTGAGACAGGTTCCCCGCTGCGGTCTGTTTCACGCCGTCGGCGAGCAGGCGTATTGGCGAAAGCAACCGGCGGATGAGAAAATAGGCCACTATCATCACCGTGCTCACCAGGCCCAGGAAAAGATAGAGAATGAGGCCGCCGCCCTCGGGGATGTCGCGCGCGCTTCCCCAGAAGCGATAGCGCACGCCCTCGCGCTCGGTCTCGTAGACGTACGTGCCCCTGTCCCAGCCGAAGCTGCCGCGCGGCGTGCGGTGCGACGGGTGTTTATGTTTCGACGGCTCCGGCGGTGGAGCCGTCGCCCAGCTGACGCCCGTTCCCTCCACCGCGATATTCATGGTGGTCTCGCGAGCGAGGCGCAGGGCCTCCCGGTGGTCGGGCGGTGTGCCCATATCGCGGATCATGTAGTCCGCGTAGGCATCCATGTTTTTAAGAAAGCTGTCGCGCCGGTTGAAGCGGAACTGCGAGCCGAAATAGGCGCCGATGAGCAGGTTGATGAGGAGCGCCGTCGCCACGATGATGCCGAAGAGCTTGGTGAAGATGGAGAGTTTAAGTTTCATGCGCGCCCCCGTCAGGCCGTAAAGGCGTAGCCCGTGCCGCGCACGGTCGTGATGTAGCGCGGCTTCCGGGGATCGTCGCCCAGCTTCTGACGCAGGCGGCTAATCAGCACGTCGATGGAGCGGTCAAAGGAGTCGTCGTCGAGTCCCTTGAGGCGCTCGAAGATGAGATCGCGCGAGAGCACCACGCCGCGGTTGCGCGCGAGCAGCGAGAGGAGCGCGAACTCCATCGAGGTGAGCGCCACCTCGGCGCCGTCAAGGCGGACGCGCCGCCGGTCGAAGTCCACCTCAAGCGCCTCCGCGCGGAACACGCGCCCGGGCGCATCTTTATGGCCGCGGCGCAACACCGACTGCATGCGCGCCACCAGCTCGCGCGGCTCGAAGGGCTTGGGGAGATAGTCGTCGGCTCCCATCTCCAGCCCCACCACGCGGTCGGTCACCTCGCCGCGCGCGGTGAGCATGATGATGGGAACCGAATGCGATTTCCGAATCTCGCGGCACAGGGTGAAGCCGTCCGTCCCCGGGAGCATCACGTCGAGGATGATGATGTCGGGAAGCTCCCGGCCGATCTCCTCGAGCCCCGCCCCGGGCGTCGTCGCGGTC
This genomic stretch from Spirochaetota bacterium harbors:
- a CDS encoding TetR/AcrR family transcriptional regulator, producing the protein MSGEKAKARKPVQDRGIRTRAAILDSAKALFAEKGYHGTNSKEIAARAGVATGTFYSYFDEKKPVFLEVIRGYYHEIQDAVLADGALEIYSMPVRTKADLKKLVRELIRALYAAHTLSPELHREITAMTYSDPEVERLIREEVGKTIALVGALLSKVSDRLAVSDVEAAVEVVVHSAEEVIHRLRMFEHNAADERVLGELEDMIYRYLFVKG
- a CDS encoding 2-oxo acid dehydrogenase subunit E2, which gives rise to MPTAIHPVCFALGSITRKPGIKNNTTTARDYIKITILFDHDVVDGAPAARFTSRLVDLIESGYGL
- a CDS encoding HAMP domain-containing sensor histidine kinase; this translates as MKLKLSIFTKLFGIIVATALLINLLIGAYFGSQFRFNRRDSFLKNMDAYADYMIRDMGTPPDHREALRLARETTMNIAVEGTGVSWATAPPPEPSKHKHPSHRTPRGSFGWDRGTYVYETEREGVRYRFWGSARDIPEGGGLILYLFLGLVSTVMIVAYFLIRRLLSPIRLLADGVKQTAAGNLSHRVPAGPSDELGELTASFNAMNERVSAMLASREQLLRDVSHELRSPLTRMRVALELMPEVAGRRSVLEDVAAIDAMIGELLETQRLERPEGAPRRERMDLKEALDVSIREFGAMADAVSMDLPVGPLFINADRKRVLIVLRNILGNALKFSPEGTAVEVSARGFGAGAVVTVRDRGSGIPEEELSRVFEPFYRVDRSRSRETGGYGLGLHICARIMEAHGGRIVVRNREGGGAEAVLEFVS
- a CDS encoding response regulator transcription factor — encoded protein: MTSVLVIDDDRKLCALLSEYLSRFEFAVRTATTPGAGLEEIGRELPDIIILDVMLPGTDGFTLCREIRKSHSVPIIMLTARGEVTDRVVGLEMGADDYLPKPFEPRELVARMQSVLRRGHKDAPGRVFRAEALEVDFDRRRVRLDGAEVALTSMEFALLSLLARNRGVVLSRDLIFERLKGLDDDSFDRSIDVLISRLRQKLGDDPRKPRYITTVRGTGYAFTA